In the genome of Rhopalosiphum padi isolate XX-2018 chromosome 1, ASM2088224v1, whole genome shotgun sequence, the window tttatagacttCTAAtgtgcatttatatattatatttaacttcaaTTCATCTTATTTGTTGATATGGCACACAGAGTTGATAGTTCAAACAtgcatcttattattatttcatcaaacattattaaaaattttcttaGAATAATGCAATGTGTCTTAATTGTCTAAATGTATCTAATTTACTTATGATGTCgtcatatttattgatattataagtacatatagatgtattaataactaaataaaaatataggtatcataatttttttacttaactaaCATACAAGATACAACCACcaaatagattaaatttaatctattctgtgataCAACTAGCGAGTATAATAAACTTGATTAAATATCATTcttgactatttatttttaatcagctATTAACATGTTTTTCAAGGGTTTCAGTATTAAGCATTAGAACTTAGATGCCTAGAAATTACTCTTGActgttgttaatttaaaatgcatttatcatttgtattattcaataattctgttttagtaataataatcaatacatttcacTCAATTAAATgtgtatcaaataattaaagaaaattgtatttaatttaacctttaaatcctataattattatttttaattaaaactagatttatttaaatttgtaaacatgatttttgaaattaaagacactagcttataatttatactaattagtatatgtatggaaaaaaaatatctttttgattggttttaataaattaaattaacaaaaatatttttcatactttaaTACTGATCTATGTTTTAATGTATcaattagaattatattatattattaatattatcgatcAACACTTATTTTAGGTgccaatatgtttttatttaagaatGTAGAAGAATTAAATGAACTATTTATAAGAAACAAAGATATGAGTATGTTGTTGGATGAAAAAGATAGAGGTACTTTAGATAATTTGATCATTGAATTTTCTAAAGATACTAATTCAAATTTACTAAAGACTATTTTGGGGCTTCAGGTAcacaatattctattttaaaattttaaattattataaaatctttaatattattatttcaggagaATAAATATTCCATTGAAATAATTTGGCAACTACATACAAAACAAATTGTTGACTTTACAGAATTTATCACATGGTCagtagaatatttaataaatatttttacttgtattatataaacttgtTTCAGTTATAAGTGGGATCTTGATCATATTGTTAAAACACTTCTTTGTATGTCTGAATCAAAGGAAAAGCTATGTCAAGAAATTTTGACAGACTTATTGGGCagtctattaattttattgtctgGGGAACCTAACCATAAATTTGATCGAcacatacaaattattcaaCAGTTTTTAACTCAAGTACTGATttagtgtacaatgtacattaataCAAGGCCATATCTAAACTTTTTTTGGAGAGAGGGAGTCTAAACAGTATATTTCATACAATACCATACATtgcatatcatatattatatttgtataattgtatgtgattagtgattactttttattattaatttatacgcgttttaacatttttctcataacgaataaaaatgattctgtatttaaaaatttttgggGGAGGCAAAGTTTCTAGATGCAGCCTTGTATcgatgtgtaataatattgttaattcgaatttatagatttatttctacatttttaaCAGTCAAGCTTAATACTCGTAAGAAATCATGATGGATGGGTCTATTTGAAAAATCTCAAATGTTCAtcttatttaacaaaattgtcaactcaaaaaatattcaaaattatattaaaaaacatgcttATAGCTGATGTTAATTTCCATTTGAATATTGCATATGAAcagtatagattatataaaactCCAGATTCTGTTCATAACATGCTCAAAATGGTACTTTTTCATTGTTTTACAACTTACATTAAAACGAATAacttaagtaatatattaaatattaattaatgtttgtaatttaaattatttcagtttttagaTGAAATTGATGAAgatgttatatatacattaattcaaAATGTCCTAACTCAGCATTCAGAAAAAGCCAATTGGAAATTGTTGCTGTCTTTAATTTCTACTTTTGTAAAAACTAAATCTCATCTATGTcatatgttaaaatgtatttatttatctgttatatatttttagtgtaatatgaatattattattaataaatattttacttatttaacagTAAAACTAgaagaattttttaatcaaacattGTCCAAATCGACTACAGAAAAAAGTTTCTTAGTGCAAAAAGctgctttattaatttttcgtcATTGTTGTTTGGAAATTGGTCTTTGGTCAGAATACAACAGATGGTACAGTTCATATAAACCAAATGTAGATACTGCTAAAGTATTCTACTCTTTGCTCACTGAACTATTGACAATTGATTTACCTGCCGCTTTAGCAGCCCATATTAATACTGtaattacacaaatatttcACAAGTTTGGTTATTTgagtgtatttatattaatttgttataattttccaGCAACCTAAACTTACAGAATCTTGTGGAGATGTACAGTCAGATTATGTCAAAAAAGCCCAAGcccaactaataaaaataaaccatggAGAAGATTACATgggtttgtttaaaaattacgaCGATtgtcaggtaaaaaaaaatcaagcttattatttatttaatactatataaagaacaatataacttaattttaattcaatatcaataataactttaaagcaatattaattatctaaatatttatatttgtaccaATAACTTACTGATTCTGTAAGTTGAGTttaggtttaaaaaaattctatgtaATAAAATTGCAAACTCTTTTGCTAAATGATTAAACTAATTTGTCTAATAAAAGCTATAGTTCTATACttctatattgataaattatttaatttacattgaaataaataatatttagttaactaTATTGCTTTTAccttttaactaatttaatttattattgaactaggtaggtaatacattattaaaaatatcttagctttacttattatcttaattctataatagaattacatggtaaaatatatttccatattttattacaaatatataatttcagtaAATGGTTACTGTTTCTTTGTAATAGTtgacaaatgtattaattatggGTTCAAGTTCAATACCAGAGCCATTTCTACTATCAAATTTAAGATTAAGTAGAACATTATCTGTATTCTTTCATTAATTTGTTgtcatcatattaaaaatatttgaatgagtagtattttttaaactatgttcaaaatattttacactatgACTACAtgtcaattatattaatgtacaagAATTCTCTAATCTATATGATATTGAAATTAAAGTTTTGATTATATGTTTCAATGattttcaatgtatattatagttgtacatattaacagatttttttttgtgttaatgtactaaataataatattgaatttattttattatatttcagaacCGTCATGAATCAGACATTGTCAAGGTGCTCGAATCTTTCAAATCAACTGGTCAAGTAATGCGAGTTGTCTTAGAAGCATgtgtttttagaaataaatattttactggtACCTTCCTTAAGACTTTAATGAATACACAATTGGTAGATAATGAATTACGAAAcagttttattgaaaaattaaatagtatgaataaaattcctaaaaatatGTACACCAAATGGAAACAAGAACAACATAGCATCTATTTttcataaatcaaatatttcttGTAATtgctcaataaaaattaaattgtttcataatattattccattttattaattttaacttatttttattattaactaactaTAGGGATTTCTTTCCCTTTGTTTTGCAAGCTTATGCAaataagctatatattatagattgttCTTTTCCTATAATATTCATTCTCCGTCTGTTATTTGAAACCTTTCTGtatccatcttaaaaatacaatttgggTAAAGGTTGTACAactaaatgtattgaataatacAACCTTTAACTAATCCATCTATTCAGATCTACAGTAtctacacataaaaataatcaccAGCTAAACCCACCCATATTCtcaacaaaaaattgtatttattcctTTCAAACTACCCCAATCCCACTAATCAATAGacttatataagtatgtaattaaacattacaaaaacaattaagttagtttttttttttttagtcattattCAGCTAAATACGTTTAGGACTCTAGGTAGtatttaaatcttattaatataaaacttttaaaccaattaataaaatatcaattgtaaaattaaaaatgaatatta includes:
- the LOC132918850 gene encoding uncharacterized protein LOC132918850, with translation MFLFKNVEELNELFIRNKDMSMLLDEKDRGTLDNLIIEFSKDTNSNLLKTILGLQENKYSIEIIWQLHTKQIVDFTEFITCYKWDLDHIVKTLLCMSESKEKLCQEILTDLLGSLLILLSGEPNHKFDRHIQIIQQFLTQSSLILVRNHDGWVYLKNLKCSSYLTKLSTQKIFKIILKNMLIADVNFHLNIAYEQYRLYKTPDSVHNMLKMFLDEIDEDVIYTLIQNVLTQHSEKANWKLLLSLISTFVKTKSHLCHMLKLKLEEFFNQTLSKSTTEKSFLVQKAALLIFRHCCLEIGLWSEYNRWYSSYKPNVDTAKVFYSLLTELLTIDLPAALAAHINTQPKLTESCGDVQSDYVKKAQAQLIKINHGEDYMGLFKNYDDCQNRHESDIVKVLESFKSTGQVMRVVLEACVFRNKYFTGTFLKTLMNTQLVDNELRNSFIEKLNSMNKIPKNMYTKWKQEQHSIYFS